GACCTCTTTGACGACGATGACCTTCTGATGCTTCTTGGCCTCGCGCTCTTTCTTCTCCTGCTGGTAGAGGAATTTCCCGTAATCCATGATGCGGCACACCGGAGGTTGCGCCGTGGGCGAGATCTCTACCAGGTCGAGGTTCTTTTCGCGGGCCAGCTTGAGCGCCTCGAAGGGCTGCATGATCCCGATCTGCTGGCCCTCGTCGCCGATGACGCGGATCTCCCGCGCCCGGATGCGCTCGTTCATGCGGATAAAACGCTTGTCGATACCGTCCTCCGAAGGATTCGAGAGCTGTGAAGCCCAAAAATTATAGCATGCCCCCCTACCATCGGGTCATCGGGCGATCGGGCCATCGGATCATTTGGCAGGGCGCGCTCCTTCCCGCGTAGGCTACGCCTCGGCGTCGGTCGCGCGCGAGGTTGTTGGCCGACCCTTCCCCGGGGCTTACGCCCGGGGCTACCCTCTTCCGCCGCTGCCGCGGCTGGGTCGTGCTTGAACAATCGCCGGAGGTGCGATGAAGTCAGCCCGCCAGGGCGCCAGAACCCAGCCCGGCACGTCAGTGCCGGGTAAGGGTACGGAGAAGAAGGCGAGTCCCGCAGGGACAGCAGAACGGCGGACAGGGTGGCGCAGGTCCTTCAGGCCTGCGATAACTGTGCCGCGGAGAGACCCCGCGCGCGAGCAGCCCGGAGCCGCAGGCGACGGGGCAAGGGAGCGCGCCCGCTCAGCCGATCGCGCCCGCCAGCCCGTCCTCGGTCGCAGCCTCGATGTCCGCGCGGACCCAGCGGTTGGCCGCGTGCCGCCCGCGCAGGCGCAGCTTCAGGTAATTGTCGGTCAGCGCCTCCGTCCACTCGCCGTCCGAGACACTCAGCGTGATGGCCTCAAGCGTCTTCCCTACGAACGACTGCCGGAACTCAAGATTCTTCTCCGCCGCCAACTCGCGCAACACGCGATTGCGCTCCCGCGCCACTTCGACCGGCACCTGACGCGGCATGGCCGCGCTTGGCGTCCCCGGCCGCGAAGAGTAGGTGAAGACGTGGAGGTAGGTGAAGGGCAGGGAAGCGATGAACCGGCGGCTCTCCTCAAACTCGGCGTCGCTCTCGCCAGGAAATCCCACCATCACGTCCGCCCCGATGGCCGCCGCGGGCATGGCGGCGCGGATCTTCCGCACCCGCTCGGCATAGTGCCGGGGCCGGTACTTGCGATGCATGGCGCGGAGGAGGCGGTCGCTGCCCGTCTGCAGCGGGACGTGCGCGTGCCGCGCCACCCGCGGCGACGCCGCCATCAGCGCGATCAGCTCGTCCGACCAGTCCATGGGCTCGACCGAACTCAGCCGCAGCTTCTCCAGCTCCGTCTCTTGGAGGATGGCGCGCACCAGCTCCTCGAAGCGCGACTCCGGTGCGAGGTCCCGCCCCCAGCGTCCCAGGTTGATGCCCGAGATCACCACCTCGCGGTAGCCAGCATCCACCAGCGCCCGCACCTGCCGCAGGCACTCCTCCAAAGGCAGCGAGCGGCTTTGCCCGCGCACGGAGGGGATGATGCAGAAGGAGCAGCGGTTGTCGCAGCCGTCCTGCACCTTGAGGTTGGGACGGGTGTGGTCGGCGCCGGCGCCGAAGACGGGCGCGGCCATGAGCTGCGTGTGG
This genomic interval from Terriglobales bacterium contains the following:
- the mtaB gene encoding tRNA (N(6)-L-threonylcarbamoyladenosine(37)-C(2))-methylthiotransferase MtaB, translating into MASFYVENFGCRATQADGAALERDLEARGLARAARPREAGVVVLNSCTVTAAADRDLRAAIRRIHRENPGCRILVTGCYAQRAPQELAGLEGVSWVVGNSHKHRVAEIATGNFVPLAQIGGHASTFVGDIFAHTQLMAAPVFGAGADHTRPNLKVQDGCDNRCSFCIIPSVRGQSRSLPLEECLRQVRALVDAGYREVVISGINLGRWGRDLAPESRFEELVRAILQETELEKLRLSSVEPMDWSDELIALMAASPRVARHAHVPLQTGSDRLLRAMHRKYRPRHYAERVRKIRAAMPAAAIGADVMVGFPGESDAEFEESRRFIASLPFTYLHVFTYSSRPGTPSAAMPRQVPVEVARERNRVLRELAAEKNLEFRQSFVGKTLEAITLSVSDGEWTEALTDNYLKLRLRGRHAANRWVRADIEAATEDGLAGAIG
- the infC gene encoding translation initiation factor IF-3, translating into MNERIRAREIRVIGDEGQQIGIMQPFEALKLAREKNLDLVEISPTAQPPVCRIMDYGKFLYQQEKKEREAKKHQKVIVVKEVKFRINVDDHDYQTKKNHVLRFLAEGDKVKATIFFRGREMTRQG